Genomic DNA from Thermotoga petrophila RKU-1:
TTGTACTCTGGCCAGTATTCCGCCTGAACCGTCTTGTATTTTCTGTCCTTTTCATGAAGGTGGGAGTAAACCTCTTCCATCGTGAAAGTCATGATGGGTGCAAGGATCTTCATCAGGGCAATGAGAATTTCGTGCATCACCGTCTGCGCCGATCTTCTGTATATTGAATCCTTCGCTTCCACGTAGAGTCTGTCCTTTACGACGTCCAGGTAGAGGGAGCTGAGTTCTGTTGTGCAGTACTTCACCACGAGATTGTAAACCTTCGAGAATTCGTAGCTGTCGTAATATTCGGTGGCGCGTTTTATGATCTCCTGCAGTCGTCCAAGGGCCCATCTGTCGATCGTCAAGAGTTTTTCATAAGGAACTCTGTCGAGTTCAGGATCAAAGCCCTCTAGATTTCCAAGGAGGAATCGGAACGTGTTTCTTATCTTCCTGTAAACTTCCGTTTGTTGTTCGACGATCCTCATGGATATCTTTATGTCGTTGAAGTAGTCGCTGCTCGCAAGCCACAGTCTCAGAATCTCGGCACCGTATTTTTCCACCACTTCCATGGGATCCACTACGTTTCCGAGGGACTTGCTCATCTTTCTTCCCTGTTCGTCCTTTATGAATCCGTGTGTTAGCACTTCTTTGTAAGGTGCGGACCCCCTCTTTGCGACGGCAAGGAAGATGGAAGAATGGAACCATCCCCTGTGCTGATCGCTACCTTCAAGGTACATGTCGAGGGGGAACGGGTGATCTTCTCTCTTCGTGGTTATGTATTCGAAGGAGGCACCAGAATCTATCCATACGTCGAGTGTATCCAGCATTTTTTCGAAAGATCGCTTGCCGCATTTTGGACACACGAAATCTTCGGGGATGAGTTCTTCCACCTCTTTTTCAAACCAGGCGTTTGTACCTTCTTTTTCAACGATTTTCATGAAGTGTTCTATCACCTTCGGATCGAGAGTCACTTCTCCGCATTCCTTGCACTTGACCGCTGGTATGGGAGTTCCCCAGACACGCTGTCTTGAGATACACCAGTCGGGCCTTTCCTCCACCATGGATCTGATTCTGTTCCGGCCCCATTCCGGTATCCACTTCACCTTGTCTATTTCTTCCAGCACTTTCTGCCTGAGGTTGTTGTGATCCACAGAAATGAACCACTGCTCGGTTGCTCTGAAGATCACAGGCCCCTTACAGCGCCAGCAGTGTGGGTAGGAGTGTGTGATACTTGACGCGTGAACCAGGATTCCTTTTTTCTTTAGATCCTCTATGATCACCTCGTTGGCATCTTCTATGAACATTCCCTTGTATTTTCCCGCTTCTTCCGTGAAACGTCCCTCCTCATCAACGGGAGAGACGATGGGAAGACCGTATTGCACATGACCGTAGATGTAGTCTTCTTCACCGTGACCGGGGGCTATGTGGACACAGCCCGTTCCTGTTTCGAGAGATACGTAATCGGCAAGAATGACTCTGGAGGTTTTGTCATCGAAGATGGGATGAACGAACTCTTTTCCTTCCAGATCCTTTCCTTTTATTTTCTCGACGACATTGGAACAGTCGATTCCAGTCTCCTTCGAAAAAGCATCGAGAAGATCTGTTGCGATGACCCATTTTTCCTCTCCGACCTTCACCACCGAGTATTCGTAATCCGGGTGCAGAGCGATACCAACGTTTGCCGGTAGTGTCCAGGGTGTTGTGGTCCATATCACGATGAAGAAATTCGGATCTTCTTTGGATCTGAACTTCACGTATATGGAAGGAGATTTATGATCGTGGTATTCGATTTCCGCTTCCGCGAGGGCAGTTCTGCATCTCGGACACCAGTAGATGGGTTTCAACGATCTGTAAACGTTTCCCTCCTCTACAAGGGTTTTGAAAACATCCAGTATTTTCACCTCGTAGTCTGGCTTCAGCGTGATGTATGGATTTTCCCAGTCTCCCCGAACACCGAGTCTTTTAAATTCTTCTCTCTGTATATCAACGAATCTGAGAGCGAATTCCTCACACTTCTTTCTGATCTCCGCGGGTGACATTTCTTTTATCTTTTCACCCAGTTCCTGAGACACCCTGTGTTCTATGGGAAGACCGTGGGTGTCCCAGCCAGGAACGTACGGTGCCCTGTATCCTCTCATCGTTTTGTATTTGACGACGATGTCCTTCAGAATCTTGTTCAGAGCCGTTCCGATGTGGATGTGGCCGTTTGCGTACGGAGGCCCATCGTGCAGAACAAAAAGGGGTTTTCCTTTTCTCTGTTCGAGTACGTAGTTGTAAAGATCCATCTTTTCCCATTCTTCGAGAAACACTTTTTCTTTGTTCACCAAGTTTGCCTTCATCGGAAATGAAGTTTTTGGCAAGTTCAGCGTGTTTTTGTAGTCCATCAACTCTTTACACCTCCTGCGTCACGAAAGTAGCTTCTTCACTTTCTCTTTCAATTCGTCGAAGTTGAACGACTTCACAACGTATTCATCCGCTGCCCACGATGAAAGATCGGCTCTATAATGAGAATAGGCCGTGAGCAGAATGATCTTTGCGTCTTTCTTTTTCTTTCTGATCTCACCGGCTACCTCCAGTCCACTGATGCCGGGCATCTCTATGTCGAGAATCACCAGGTCGTAGTTTCCAGAGAAGAATTTCTTCAAGGCTTCCTCCCCGTTTTCTGCCGTGTCAATTTCGTAACCCTCTTCCTGAAGTTCCTCTTTCAGAAGTTCCCTTATGTTCGGCTCATCATCGACAACCAGTATCCTTTTCATTCTCTCACCTCTTTTCTGGTGTCTTTGGAATTTCAAAGATGAAAACAACCCCGTTTTCTCTGTTTTCCGTCCATATTTTTCCTCCGTGTTCATCCTCTATGATCTTTCTGCAGATTGAAAGTCCTAAACCTGTTCCCTGAGTCTTTGTGGTGAAGAACGGTGAGAATATCTTTTCTTTCAGCTCCTCCGGTATGGGGGGACCCGAATTCCAGACACTCACTCTCACTCTGGTGTACATATCTTCCGACGTTATCTTTATCTTACCATTTTCCCCTGTCGCTTCTATTGCATTTTGAACAAGGTTTATCAGTACCTGTTTTATCCTCGTCCTATCGGCATCAATCCTGAGGTCTTCGTTGTCCGTTTCAAAGCAAAAGTCTATGTTCATCTTTCTGATCTTTTCCTCGAATAGAACGTAAACTTCTCTTATGAGTTCATTCAAGTTGAACTCGGTGAATTCAAGCACCTGCCGTTCTTTGCTGTATTCTAAGATTTCCTTGACGATCGTCTCAAGTCTGGATAACTCGTTCGTTATTATGTTGACGTATTTTTTCAGCGTCTCTGGATCGTCAAGGTGTTTTTTCATACGCATTATGAAGCCGCCTATTATCGTTATCGGGTTCCTTATCTCGTGGGCGACCCTTGCGGTCATCTCTCCCAGTATGGAGAGCCTTTCTCTTCTTTTTCTTTCCTCTTCGTATTTGTAAAGTTCTGTGACATCGTCGATCGTGATG
This window encodes:
- the ileS gene encoding isoleucine--tRNA ligase, with the protein product MDYKNTLNLPKTSFPMKANLVNKEKVFLEEWEKMDLYNYVLEQRKGKPLFVLHDGPPYANGHIHIGTALNKILKDIVVKYKTMRGYRAPYVPGWDTHGLPIEHRVSQELGEKIKEMSPAEIRKKCEEFALRFVDIQREEFKRLGVRGDWENPYITLKPDYEVKILDVFKTLVEEGNVYRSLKPIYWCPRCRTALAEAEIEYHDHKSPSIYVKFRSKEDPNFFIVIWTTTPWTLPANVGIALHPDYEYSVVKVGEEKWVIATDLLDAFSKETGIDCSNVVEKIKGKDLEGKEFVHPIFDDKTSRVILADYVSLETGTGCVHIAPGHGEEDYIYGHVQYGLPIVSPVDEEGRFTEEAGKYKGMFIEDANEVIIEDLKKKGILVHASSITHSYPHCWRCKGPVIFRATEQWFISVDHNNLRQKVLEEIDKVKWIPEWGRNRIRSMVEERPDWCISRQRVWGTPIPAVKCKECGEVTLDPKVIEHFMKIVEKEGTNAWFEKEVEELIPEDFVCPKCGKRSFEKMLDTLDVWIDSGASFEYITTKREDHPFPLDMYLEGSDQHRGWFHSSIFLAVAKRGSAPYKEVLTHGFIKDEQGRKMSKSLGNVVDPMEVVEKYGAEILRLWLASSDYFNDIKISMRIVEQQTEVYRKIRNTFRFLLGNLEGFDPELDRVPYEKLLTIDRWALGRLQEIIKRATEYYDSYEFSKVYNLVVKYCTTELSSLYLDVVKDRLYVEAKDSIYRRSAQTVMHEILIALMKILAPIMTFTMEEVYSHLHEKDRKYKTVQAEYWPEYKEEFIDRELMEDFEKLLSIREDVLKALEEKRQQDVIGHSLDAEVVLVPKNDTIKALLEKYRDILEELFIVSKVSLSDASGELKGELVEVTVKHAEGEKCQRCWKYTTEISTSEDFPGVCPRCLAVLKGERK
- a CDS encoding response regulator — encoded protein: MKRILVVDDEPNIRELLKEELQEEGYEIDTAENGEEALKKFFSGNYDLVILDIEMPGISGLEVAGEIRKKKKDAKIILLTAYSHYRADLSSWAADEYVVKSFNFDELKEKVKKLLS